The genomic DNA CGTCATTTTTCATGATGCGCAGTGAGCGGTGCGTGACCAGTCGGCGCTGGCACGGTTGGGGTCTGTCCCTTCGGGACTGACCCCGGTTTACCATGTCGGCCGTGGAGTGCCGGTTGACAGCCGGCAGACCGCGTACGTTTTTTTCCAGGGCACGCGTCATTCCGCGATTAAAACCGGGGTCAGTCCCGCAGGGACAGACCCCAATCCGGCCGGCTGCCGGGCCGCTTTAATAATGCACCGTCAACCCGCACGCCCGCTCCGGCTTGCACACGACCACGGTCACCTTGACGCCATCGGCGGCGGCGCGCACCACCGCCACCTCCAGCACCTTGCCGCGCGCCGCCAGATGCCGCAGGCCGGGGCAGGTGTCGAGGTCGAAGCCGGTGAAGCGCCCGTGGCAGTCGTAGTGGACGGCGACGATGCGGCCGCGGGCGCGCTCGGCGTGCGGATCGTGGCCGTCGCCGCCGTCGTCCCACGGATCGTCGTCGGGGCAGGGCTTGCCGTCGCCGGGCGGCGGCTGGTCGGGTTGGTCAGGCTGGTCGCGTGGGCCGCCGGACGGCGATGGCTTGATGTCGTCCGGATCGCCACCGAAGGCGCGCACGCGGTCGGCGATCTGGTCAAGGTAGCGTCCGAACACGAGGCGCCAGGCGGCATCCGCGCCGAGCCGTTCTTGCACCCAGCGCAGCACCGCCAGCTTGCGTTCTTCCCGCGCCAGCAGCAGCGGCCCCGTCGAGACGGGAATCTCGAATTCGAAGCTGCCCGTCACCTTGCGCAGCAGCGGGCCGCCGCTGACCTGGTGCGCCGTGACACGGAAGCGCTGGCCCGCCTTCACCGTGGGCGGCAACTGGATGCTGACCAGGCCCGGCAGGCTGCGCGTCAGCGCCGGCGGCACCGGCAGGAACGTGACTTCGCCGATGCGGCAGCGCACCGTGTGCGCGTCCACCAGTTCCAGCAGCTCGTAGCCGGGCCGGTGCACCTGGGCTTCCAGCAGCGATTCGAAATCCACGTCCGGCAGGTAGATCGTCGCGATCGCGTCGCGCGGCAGTGAGCCCCAGCGGATCATCAGCTCCGTCGTCAGCTTGCCCTGGCGGGTCGGCTGGCCCGGCCCCATTGGATCCTCCACCGGTGGCGTGACGATCACGTCCGGCAGCGCGATCTCGCCGATGATCGCCTTGGCCACCGCCGGGATCGGCGGCGGCGCGGGCGGCGCATCAAGGTTGAACGGCGCCAGCTCGAACGTGTGCTGCACCACGTGGCCGGCCACGCCACCGGGATTGTCCGATTCGACGATGGCGAGGTTACGCTGCGACAGCGAATCGTATTCCGCCGGCGCCGCGCCGCGCGGGATGGTCGAATGCGCGGGGTAATGCAGCTCGGCGATCAGGCACTGGTGCTCGCCGCGGATCAGCGCGCGCAGGTCGTCGCGCTGGTTGAAGTCCAGCCAAGCGCCGAAGAAGCGCGTCACCTCGGCCGCATCCTGGCCGTTCATCGTCTGCACATTGGGCGGGTCGGTCGCCGCCAGCCGGTCGCCGCCGCGCGGGCTGGCGAAGTACGGGATCGACGCCGTGCGCGCGCCGATCATGCCGAATTGCGGAATCGCCGTCGGTCCGTTGCCGGCGCGCCGGTACAGCGTGGTGTCGTTGTATTCGAAGCTGGTGCCGACGGTGGTCAGCGTGCGGAAGAACAGGCGCACGTCGTTCGCATTGCGGCCCACCGGCGCGCGGTAGCGCACCCGCGCGAAGGCGTAATTGAACACCCGCACGCCCGCCACGTGCGACGACAGCTCCAGGCGCGACGCCTCCTGGTCCAAGGCCAGCCGGTTGAATGGGTGATTGTCATCGCGCGGAGCGCTGTTCATCCGGTTCAGTACCTCCGCCACGAAGCCCGCTCCCGCGTTGGCGTCCGTATGCATGGCGCCCGCCAGCGGCACGCCGATGGGGCGCTGCACCACGCGTACGTCGATCGACAGCCAGGGTTGGTCGCCGTCCTTCATGTACGGCTTGGCGTCGCGGAACAGCGTCAGCTGGCCGCGCAGCTGCAGCGCGGTGGGCAGCACGACGTCGACGAAAACGTCACGCCGGTTGTCCGTGCCAAGCGTGTTGAAGGCATCGAGGTTGTCGAAGGCGACGCCGTATTCGAGCACGAAGCGCTGCGCCACGCCCGGCGTGAAGCTGCCGGTTTCGGAGCGGATGTCGAGCAGCGTGGCACGCATGCCGGGCACGCTGCCGCCGCCGTCGGCGAAGTGGAACGTCAGCGCCGGCCCGCCGGGCAGCGCCAGGTCGGCCGGCAGGTAGCCGTCCAGTACCAGCAGCAGGGCATCGCCGACGATGCGGGGGCTCAGCGTGGAGACTTCCTCGCGGGCGAACTGCGAGCGGTTCAGCACCAGGTAGCCGCTGCCGCCGACGCGCACGAAGCGGGCGCGCTGGCACGGCCGCCCTGCCTCGTCGATCACGAACAGCATGTAGGCACCCGGTGGCGCCACGGCGCCGTTGGGTGGTGCCTCGCACTGGATGCGGCCCTCGCCGACGCCGTCGAAGCGCAGGCTGACGTGGCGCTGGTCGCCGTCGAAGGCATGCGTGCAGGAGCCGCAGCGCATCAGCGCCACGTGGCGGATCGTGTTGGGCGCCGTGCAGCGGATCGTGAACTGCTGCCCCCACGCGACAAAGCCGGGCGCTTCCTGCAGCTCGGGGCGCGGGCCGCCCGGGTAGGGCGGCTGCCAGATCTCGTAGTTCAGGCGCCCGGTCGTAGCCGGGTCGCCCGAGTGGGCGTTGATGCTGGAACCGGCTGTCCACACGGTGCCATCCGGCATCAGCAAGGCCGTCGAATGGTAGTTGCGCGTGACGGCGGCCGGGTCGTTCGGCGTGTTCCAGGTGCCTTGCGCGTCCTGCCCGCCCGCCTGCACGTAGGACCCGCCACCGCCGCCCCAGTCGATCTGCGGGTCGTACAGTTCTGGCAGGCGCACGCCATGGGACGAGTCGTCCGGACCGGGATCGTCGCCATTGACACCGCCGACGATGACCACCTGGCCCGTCGGCAGCAGCACGGCCAGGCAGTTGCGGCGCAGGCGCTGGCCAGCGTCGATCGTGCGCGCGCCGGCCGGGCCCCACGCCGGCCTGGCGCCATCGGGGCGGTCCAGGGCAATGCGCTGTGGATCGGGCGCGCCGCACAGCAGGAAGCGCGGCCGGTAGCCGTCGCCGGGCAGCAGGGGCAGCAGGACCGAGGGGAAGGAAAAGCCGTGGTAGTCGCCGCCCGGCAGGTCGCACACGTCGCGCTGGCCGCCTGTATAGGCGTTGTAGGCGAAGCAGTGCTCGACGCCGCCGATGCGCGAGGTGCAGAACACTTCGCCGCTACGCAGCACGTGCAGGCGCGGATACAGGTCCGGCCCGCCGGCGGCGGCCGCGCCCAGCGTGCCGACGATCTTCCAGCTGTTGAAGATAGGCCGGTAGCGCTCCGGCGTATTGTTGTTGTGGCGCGTGTCGTCCTCGGCCGGGTGCCCGGCCATGACCAGCACGTCGCCGCTGGCCAGCGTCACCAGGGTCGGATACCAGCGTCCGCCGCCGCCATCGCCGCCCTGGCCGGGGTTCGGCCGCATCGAGGCCACGTCCGTCATGAAGCCGCCGTGCGGGTGATAGATGCTGGCGCTGCGATGCCCGGGGAAGTGGCCCAGGCCGCCGTGGCCATGCGGGTCCTCCCCGGCGGGATGTTTTGCGGGAAGTAGGCCGTGCCACCGCCGATCAGCAGGCGCCCGTCCGGCAGCTGCGCGTGGCCGCAGCAGAACAGGTCGTGCGCGGGCGAGCGCACGTAGGCGATGGCACGCGTGACGCAGTTCATGCGCCGTGTCGCATCGACGTTGCGCGGGCTGTTGATGAAGGCGGGGTTGTGCTGGTCGCCGCCAAAATAAACGATCTCGCCGTCGCCGTTATCGGTCGGCATGAGGGCGGCGTGGATCGCGAGGATCTGGCTGTCGGCAGGGGATGTCCATGACATGATCGGCTCCTTCAGGATGGCGGATACCTGGAGGGTAGGCCGGGGCATGCAGGATGCAAGCCACGGCGACAAAGTCGGGACATTTGCACGACATGCCGCGACGTCTGGCCCGGCCGTTCTGGCCCGGCCGTGGTGTTTTCGTTACACTGGCCGTTTCGATTCCAGACAAGGATTTCCATGCGCCGCCTGCATTTCCTGACCGCCGCTCTCGCCCTGGCCTGCAATGCCCAGGCCCAGACCCTGATCGACAACGCCAACGGCTATACGCTCGATGCGGGTGGGAAGCTGCTGCGCTTCCAGGCGCTGGCGTTCGACGCCGCCGGCCGCATCGTGGCCGTGGGCAGCGCGGCAGACGTGGCGGCCAAGGCGCCGGGCTACCAGCGCATCGACGCGCAGGGCCGCACCGTGCTGCCCGGCCTGATCGACGCGCACGGCCACGTGTTCGGCCTGGGGCAGGTGGCGACGGCGGCGGAGCTGTACAGCTCAACCTCGCTGGACGACGCGGTGCGCAAGGTGAGCGCGTACGCGCGCGCCAACCCACAACGCGCCTGGGTGGTCGGCAACGGCTGGAACCAGGAAATCTGGAAGCTGGGCCGCTTCCCCACGGCGGCCGAACTGGATGCGGCGGTGGCGGACCGCCCGGCGCTGATGCACCGGGTGGACGGCCATGCCGTCTGGGTCAACAGCCGCGCGCTGGCGCTGGCCGGCATCTCCAAGGACACGCCGGATCCGGCCGGCGGCAAGATCGAGCGTGACGCGCAGGGGAATGCGACCGGCATCCTGGTCGATGGCGCCATGGCGCTGGTGACGAAGGTGATGCCGGCGGCGACGGAGGCGGAAGAACGCGCGGCGCTCGACGGCGCGCTGGCGCTGCTGGGCAAGAACGGCCTGACCAGCGTGCACGATGCCGGCATCGGGGTCGCCGAGGACAAGCTGTACCGCGCCTACGCCGACCAGGGCAAGCTGACCACGCGGGTGTACGCGATGATCGGCGATACGGCGGCCGATTTCGACCGCCTGGCCGCCAACGGCCCGTTGCCCAGCTATGCCAACGACCTGTACGCGCTGGCGTCCGTCAAGCTGTACGCGGACGGCGCGCTGGGCAGCCGCGGCGCCGCGCTGATCAAGCCGTACAGCGACGCGCCACACACGCACGGCCTGCTGTTCTATAAGGATGGCGAGATGCGCGCCAAGATGGAGAAAGCCATCAAGGCCGGCTACCAGGTCAACGTGCACGCGATCGGCGACGCCGGCAATCGCCAGATCCTGGACAACTACGCGGCGCTGCTGAAGAAGTATCCGAACGTGCAGCGCCACCGCATCGAGCACGCCCAGGTGGTCGCATTGGCCGACATCCCGCGCTTCAAGCAGCTGGGGATCATCCCGTCGATGCAGCCGACCCACGCCACCTCGGACCAGAACATGGCCGAGCAGCGCGTCGGTCCCAAGCGCATCGAGGGCGCCTATGCCTGGCGCACCTTCCTGAAGCAGGGCTCGCGCATCGCCTGCGGCTCCGACTTCCCGATCGAGTCGCCCAATCCGTTCGAAGGCATCCACGCGGCCGTCACCCGCCAGGACATGCGCGACGTGCCGGCTGGCGGCTGGCACAAGGAGCAGGCGATGACGCTGACCGAAGCGTTGCGCTGCTTCACGCTGGACGCGGCCTGGGCGGCGCGCCAGGAAAAGGCCATCGGCTCGCTGGAAGCGGGCAAGTGGGCCGACTTCATCGTCACCGACCGCGACCTGTTCGCGATTCCGGCCAGCGAGATCGGCAAGGTCGGCGTGCTGGAGACGTGGGTGGGCGGCAAGCGGGTGTTCCAGAAGCGCTAGCAGCACCGGTGTCAGGCACCTGATTGCAGGTCGGAGACCTGCAATCAGGTGCCTGACACCACGGGTTCTTACGCCGATTCCATCGCTTCCAGCGCCGCTAGCGCCTCCGACGGCAGCACCAGTCGCGCTGCCGCCAGGTTCTCGCGCAGGTGCGCCAGCGACGACGTGCCGGGGATGACGAGGATATTGGGCGAGCGTTGCAGCAGCCACGCAATGGCCACCTGCATCGGCGTCGCACCCAGCCGCTGCGCGACGTCCGACAGCGTGGTGGACTGCAGCGGCGAGAAGCCGCCCAGCGGGAAGAACGGCACGTAGGCGATGCCGGCGGCGGCCAGCGTGTCGATCAGGGTGTCGTCGGCGCGGTGCACCAGGTTGTAGTGGTTCTGCACGCAGGCGACCGGCACGATGCGGCGTGCTTCCTCGACCTGGCGCGGCGTGACGTTGCTGATGCCGACGTGGCGCACCAGGCCCTGCTCGCGCAGTTCGGCCAGCACCGTCAGCGGCTCTTCCAGCGAGCCTTCGGCCGGGCCGTGCGTATCGAACATGGCGCGCAAGTTCACCACTTCCAGCTGTTCCAAGCCCAGGTTGCGCAGGTTGTCGTGCACGGCGGCGACCAGTTCGGCGCGGCCGAACGCGGGCAGCCAGGCGCCGTCCGCGCCGCGGCGTGCGCCGATCTTGGTGACGATCACCAGGTCGTCCGGGTACGGGTGCAATGCGGCGCGGATCAGCTGGTTGGTCACGTGCGGACCGTAGAAATCGGACGTGTCGATATGGTTCACGCCGGCCGCGACGGCGGCTTGCAGCACGGCGCGGGCGGCCGCGGGGTCTTTCGGCGGGCCGAACACGCCGGGTCCGGCCAGCTGCATGGCGCCGTAGCCGAGGCGGTTGACGGTGCGTTCTCCCAGGCGATACGTGGTGGTGTTCATGCTGTTCCTTCTGTCGTGGAGTGGATGACGACAGGATAGGTTGGGTACGACTGCGCGACAATCCGGTACAGTGCGAATGGGCTGTACGAAATTTCGCACAATGGAGACGCGCATGCAGGTGGACCTGGGGGATTTGCACGCTTTCGTGGCCGTGGCGCGCGCCGGCGGCTTTCGCGATGCCGCGCGGCTCGGCGGCGTGTCCGCGTCGGGGCTGAGCGAGGCGGTGCGCCGGCTGGAGCAGCGCCTGGGCGTGCGCCTGCTCAACCGCAGCACGCGCACGGTTGCGCCGACGGAAGCGGGGCGCGGCCTGATCGAGCGCCTGGGCCCCGCGCTGCACGAGGTGGAACTGGCGCTGGACGTCGTCAACGGCTATCGCGACCGACCCACCGGCACCCTGCGGCTGAACGTGCCGATGGCGGCCGCGCGCCTCGTGCTGCCCGCGCTGGTGCCGCCGTTCCTGGCGGCCTATCCCGACATCGTGCTGGACGTGGTGGTCGAGGACACCTTCGTCGACATGCTGGCCGCCGGCTGCGATGCCGGCATCCGCTACGAGGAGCGCCTCGAGCAGGACATGATCGCCGTGCCGATCGGCCCACGCGTGCAGCGTTTCGCCGCCGCGGCGGCACCAAGCTACCTGGCCCGGCGCGGGCGCCCCGAACACCCGCGCGACCTGACGCTGCACGCCTGCCTGGCCGGTCATTTCGCCGGCAGCACGCCATTCGACTGGACCTTCGAGCAGGGCGGCGAGAGCGTCAACGTGATGCCGCGCGGGCCGTTGCAGGTGCGCCTGGGCGGCGGCGCCGACCTGGCGGTGCAGGCGGCCATCGCCGGCACCGGCATCGTCTACCTGTTCGAGGACTGGCTGCGGCCACACTTCGCCAGCGGCGCGCTGGTGCCCGTGCTGGAACCATGGTGGCTGAGCTTTTCCGGCCCGTTCCTGTACTACCCGGGGCGCCGCCTGGTGCCGGCGCCGCTGCGGGCTTTCATCGACTTTATCCGCACACAAGGCGCTTGACTTTAGTTGTATAGACAACCTATCCTGTGTCAGTTCGATATCACGCGACCATCGAGGAGACGCCATGAGCCAGCCGCACACGAATGACAACGCCGACCCACGCTTCGACGCCAGCCGCGATATCCGCGCGCCGCGCGGCCCCGAGCGGGTCTGCAAGACCTGGGGCGCGGAAGCGGCCTACCGCATGATCCAGAACAACCTGGACAAGGAAGTGGCGGAGAATCCGCAGCACCTGGTCGTCTACGGCGGCATCGGCCGCGCCGCCCGCAACTGGGCGTGCTTCGACCAGATCCTGGCCTCGCTGAAGGAGCTGGGCGAGGAAGAGACGCTGCTGATCCAGTCCGGCAAGCCGGTCGGCGTGTTCCGCACCCATGCGGATGCGCCACGCGTGCTGCTGGCCAATTCGAACCTGGTGCCGAAGTGGGCCAACTGGGAACACTTCAATGAGCTCGATCGCCAGGGCCTGTTCATGTATGGCCAGATGACGGCCGGCAGCTGGATCTACATCGGCACGCAGGGCATCGTGCAGGGCACCTACGAGACGTTCGCCGAGGCCGGCCGCCAGCACTTCGGCGGCGACCTGGCCGGGCGCTGGGTGCTGACGGCAGGCCTGGGCGGCATGGGCGGCGCACAGCCGCTGGCGGCCACGATGGCGGGCGCGGTGTCGCTGACGATCGAGTGCCAGCAAAGCAGCATCGACTTCCGCCTGCGCACGCGCTACCTGGACAAGCAGGCCGCCAGCATCGACGAGGCGCTGGCGCTGGTGCGCCAGCACAAGGAGGCGCGCGAGGCGATCTCCATCGGCCTGCTCGGCAACGCGGCCGACATCCTGCCGCAGCTGGTCGCCAAGGCGAAGGCGGGCGGCCTGGTGCCGGACCTGGTTACCGACCAGACCTCGGCGCATGACCTGATCAACGGCTACCTGCCGCAGGGCTGGAGCGTGGCGGACTGGAAGAAGGCGCAGCAGGACCCGGCCCGCCATGCCGAGCTGAAGGCGGCCGCCGCCAAGTCGTGCGCCGTGCACGTGCAGGCCATGCTGGACTTCCAGCAGCTGGGCGCCAAGGTGGTCGACTACGGCAACAATATCCGCCAGGTCGCGTTCGACGAAGGCGTCGAGAATGCATTCGACTTCCCCGGCTTCGTGCCGGCGTATATCCGGCCGCAGTTCTGCGAAGGGCGCGGGCCGTTCCGCTGGGTGGCGCTGTCCGGCGACCCGGAAGACATCTATAAAACCGATGCGAAGATCAAGGAGCTGTTCCCGCACCACGCCAACGTGCACCGCTGGCTGGACATGGCGCGCGAGCGCATCGCCTTCCAGGGCCTGCCGGCGCGCATTTGCTGGCTGGGCCTGGGCGAGCGTCACATCGCCGGCCTGGCGTTCAACGAGATGGTGAAAAACGGTGAGCTGAAAGCGCCGATCGTCATCGGCCGCGACCACCTGGACACGGGGTCCGTGGCCAGCCCGAACCGCGAGACGGAAAGCATGAAGGACGGCACCGACGCGGTCTCCGACTGGCCGCTGCTGAACGCGCTGCTGAACACCGCCGGCGGCGCCACCTGGGTATCGCTGCACCATGGCGGTGGCGTCGGCATGGGGTATTCTCAGCACTCCGGCGTCGTCATCGTGGCCGACGGCACCGATGCGGCGGCGGCGCGCCTGGCGCGCGTGCTCGTCAACGACAGCGGCTCGGGCGTCATGCGCCATGCCGACGCGGGCTACGAGAGCGCCATCGCCTGCGCCAAGCGCAACGGCCTGAACCTGCCAATGATCAAATGAGTGAAGACATGAAGCAAACCAACCATACGCTGACCCTGAAACCCGGCAAGCTGACCCTGGCCGAGCTGCGCGCCGCCTGGACCGCACACGGCCGTATCGCGCTGGCGGCGGAAGCCTACCCCGTCATCGAGGCGTCGGCGCAGGCCGTGCAGGCCATCGTCGCGAAAGGCGACGCCGCCTACGGCATCAACACCGGCTTCGGCCTGCTGGCGAAAACCCGCATCCCGGACGACAAGCTGGAACAGTTGCAGCGCAACCTGATCCTGTCCCACTCCGTCGGCACGGGCGACCTGATGCCCGACCACGTGGTGCGCCTGTTGATGCTGATGAAGATCGGCAGCCTGGCGCGCGGCTACTCCGGCATCCGCGCTGTTGTCATCGACACGCTGATCGCGCTGTACAACGCCGGCATCATGCCGGCCATTCCAGTCAAGGGCTCGGTGGGCGCGTCGGGCGACCTGGCGCCGCTGTCGCACATGACCTTGGCGATCCTGGGCGTGGGCGAAGTGCGCGTCAAGGGTGAGCTGATGCAGGCGGCCGACGCCCTCAAATCCGCCGGCATCGCCCCCGTCGTGCTGGCGGCAAAAGAGGGCCTGGCGCTGATCAACGGCACCCAGGCATCGGCCGCGCTGGCGCTGCACGGCCTGTTCATGGCGGAGCGCCTGCTGGAGGCGGGCATGGTGACGGGTTCGCTGTCGCTGGACGCGGCCAAGGGCAGCGACTCGCCGTTCGACGCGCGCGTGCACGAAGTGCGCGGCCAGCCCGGCCAGATCGCCGCCGCGGCCATCTACCGCCAGCTGGTGACGGGCAGCGCGATCCGCGCCTCGCACCTGGAAGGCGACGAGCGCGTGCAGGACCCGTACTGCCTGCGCTGCCAGCCGCAGGTGATGGGCGCCTGCATGGACCTGATCGCCAACGCCACCCGCACGCTGCTGATCGAGGCCAATGCCGTGACCGACAACCCGCTGCTGTTCCGCGACGGCGACGAGGTCAATATCGTCTCGGGCGGTAACTTCCATGCCGAGCCGGTGGCCTTCGCGGCGGACACGCTGGCGCTGGCCATCGCGGAAATCGGCAGCATCGCCGAGCGCCGCATCGCGCTGCTGATCGACGCCACCTTGTCCGGCCTGCCGCCGTTCCTGGTGCGCGAACCGGGCGTCAACTCCGGCTTCATGATCGCCCATGTGACGGCGGCCGCGCTGGCATCGGAAAACAAGTCGCTGGCGCATCCGGCCAGCGTGGACACGATCCCTACGTCCGCCAACCAGGAAGACCACGTCAGCATGGCCACCTTCGCGGCGCGCCGGCTGGACGACATGGCGCACAATACGGCAGCCATCATCGGCATCGAACTGCTGGCGGCCGCGCAGGGCATCGATTTCCACCGGCCGTTGAAAACGTCGCCGCACCTGGAGCACGTGCATTCGCAGCTGCGCCAGAAGGTACCGTTCTTCGACGCCGACCGTTACTTCGCGCCCGATATCGAGGCGGCCAAGCAGATGGTGCTGAAGGGCGAACTGTCGGCCACCTGCCGCAGCCTGTTCACGCCGCTGCATCCGTAAGGAGGAAAGGAGCCCATGGACTACCGTTTCAAGCAGGGCAGCATCCCGCTGCTCGTCTCGATGCCGCACGTGGGCACCGATATCCCCGACGATATCGCCGCCACCCTGGCGCCCTGCGCGCAGGTCAAGGCCGATACCGACTGGCACCTGGAACAGCTGTACGGTTTCCTGGACGAGATGGGCGCTTCCACCCTGGCGGCGCGCTGGTCGCGCTACGTGATCGACCTGAACCGCCCGCCGGAAAATACCAACCTGTATCCGGGCCAGGACACGACGGGCCTATGCCCGGTCGATACCTTCGGCCGCGAGCAGCTGTACCAGCCCGGCCGCGCGCCGGACGACGCCGAGGTGCGCCGGCGCCTGGCGCTGTACTGGCAGCCGTACCACCAGCGCCTGCGCGCGGAGCTGGACCGGCTGCTGGCGCTGCATGGCCGGGTGGTGCTGTGGGAGGCGCATTCGATCGCTTCCGTCGTGCCGCGCTTTTTCGAAGGCAAGCTGCCGGACCTGAACTTCGGCACGGCGGACGGCGCCAGCGCGGACGCGGGCCTGACGGCACGCATCACCGAACTGGCACGGGCGGACGGCAAGTTCACGGTGGCCGTCAACGGCCGCTTCAAGGGCGGCCACATCACCCGCCACTACGGCCAGCCGGAGCGCGGCATCCATGCCGTGCAGCTGGAGATGTGCCAGTCCACCTATATGGATGAGACGTTCCCGTTCGGCTACCGGCCCGACCTGGCGCTGCAGGTGCAGCCGGTGTTGCGCCGTTTGCTGCAGGCCGCGGCCGATTGGGCGCGCCCGTGAGCGCGCTGTTCTGCCGCCATGCGCTGCTGCCCGAGGGCTGGCGCAACGACGTGCTGCTGCGCTGGGACGCGGCCGGCCTGCTGAGCGAGGTGACGCCGGACACGGCGGCGCCGGCCGGCGTCGAGGTGGCGCGGCTGGTCCTGCCGGGCATGGTCAACCTGCATTCGCACAGCTTCCAGCGCGCCCTGTCTGGCATGACGGAAGTCGCGGGCGACACGCCGGACAGCTTCTGGACCTGGCGCGACCTGATGTACCGCTTCGCCCGCCAGATCACGCCGCAGCAGATGGAAGCGATCGCCGCCCAGCTGTTCTCGGAATGCCTGCGCCACGGTTACACGTCCGTTTGCGAGTTTCATTATGTGCACCGCCAGCCCGATGGCGCGTTATACGCGGATATCGCCGAGACAGCGCGGCGGGTTGTCAACGGCGCGCAACTGGCTGGCATCGGCATCACGATGCTGCCGGTGCTCTACAGTTACGCGGGCTTCGGCGAGCAGCCGCTGAAACCCGAGCAGGCCCGCTTCCGCACGGATGCGGCCGAGGTACTGCAAATCGTCGCGGCGCTGGAACCGTTGCGCGGCGCGGCGGTCGAAGTGGGCGTGGCGCCGCATTCGCTGCGCGCCGCGTCGATCGGGCAGATCGAGGCGGTGCTGGCGGGATTGCCGGCGGGGCGGCCGGTACACGTGCATATTGCCGA from Pseudoduganella armeniaca includes the following:
- a CDS encoding formimidoylglutamate deiminase codes for the protein MSALFCRHALLPEGWRNDVLLRWDAAGLLSEVTPDTAAPAGVEVARLVLPGMVNLHSHSFQRALSGMTEVAGDTPDSFWTWRDLMYRFARQITPQQMEAIAAQLFSECLRHGYTSVCEFHYVHRQPDGALYADIAETARRVVNGAQLAGIGITMLPVLYSYAGFGEQPLKPEQARFRTDAAEVLQIVAALEPLRGAAVEVGVAPHSLRAASIGQIEAVLAGLPAGRPVHVHIAEQMGEVRQCLDHSGRRPVRYLFDNLPIDARWCLVHATHLDEAEVALLANSGAVAGLCPTTEANLGDGLFPLAPYLAQGGRFGVGSDSHVSQSPVEELRWLEYGQRLVRQQRNITVAPGERRVGSHLWQAALAGGAQASGRPVGALAAGLSADVLVLDDSHPNLYGLAAPDVLNGFIFSGNDNLVRDVLAGGRWVVRSQEHVAQPAIAARFRQTLAELRELRS
- the hutH gene encoding histidine ammonia-lyase, producing the protein MKQTNHTLTLKPGKLTLAELRAAWTAHGRIALAAEAYPVIEASAQAVQAIVAKGDAAYGINTGFGLLAKTRIPDDKLEQLQRNLILSHSVGTGDLMPDHVVRLLMLMKIGSLARGYSGIRAVVIDTLIALYNAGIMPAIPVKGSVGASGDLAPLSHMTLAILGVGEVRVKGELMQAADALKSAGIAPVVLAAKEGLALINGTQASAALALHGLFMAERLLEAGMVTGSLSLDAAKGSDSPFDARVHEVRGQPGQIAAAAIYRQLVTGSAIRASHLEGDERVQDPYCLRCQPQVMGACMDLIANATRTLLIEANAVTDNPLLFRDGDEVNIVSGGNFHAEPVAFAADTLALAIAEIGSIAERRIALLIDATLSGLPPFLVREPGVNSGFMIAHVTAAALASENKSLAHPASVDTIPTSANQEDHVSMATFAARRLDDMAHNTAAIIGIELLAAAQGIDFHRPLKTSPHLEHVHSQLRQKVPFFDADRYFAPDIEAAKQMVLKGELSATCRSLFTPLHP
- the hutG gene encoding N-formylglutamate deformylase encodes the protein MDYRFKQGSIPLLVSMPHVGTDIPDDIAATLAPCAQVKADTDWHLEQLYGFLDEMGASTLAARWSRYVIDLNRPPENTNLYPGQDTTGLCPVDTFGREQLYQPGRAPDDAEVRRRLALYWQPYHQRLRAELDRLLALHGRVVLWEAHSIASVVPRFFEGKLPDLNFGTADGASADAGLTARITELARADGKFTVAVNGRFKGGHITRHYGQPERGIHAVQLEMCQSTYMDETFPFGYRPDLALQVQPVLRRLLQAAADWARP